Proteins encoded together in one Candidatus Baltobacteraceae bacterium window:
- a CDS encoding gamma carbonic anhydrase family protein — protein MIVSSGTKKPKIHSSAYVAPTATISGDVTIGADCAVLHGAVIASEGAPVTIGKETVVMENAVLKASGGKALQWALSIGDRCIVGPQAYVVGATVGNGCFVASGTKIFNGAVLEDGSGVALGAIVHVNSRVGKGTSVPMQHVAFGNPATIYPPDKAPEIHAKMHFYEDVFNLEAGDDVRARAAQTYAKFLRKAHAQDKVLDEHRTAAPPPRRSGEEPPPTQATEVDKVVDVMMLELEEMEHRRQEAIKRQKGK, from the coding sequence GTGATCGTTTCCAGCGGCACGAAAAAGCCGAAGATCCATTCCAGCGCGTACGTGGCGCCAACCGCCACCATCTCCGGCGACGTCACCATCGGAGCCGACTGCGCCGTGCTGCACGGCGCGGTAATCGCCTCCGAAGGCGCGCCGGTGACGATCGGCAAGGAGACGGTCGTAATGGAAAATGCCGTGCTCAAGGCTAGTGGTGGAAAGGCGCTGCAGTGGGCACTGAGCATCGGCGACCGCTGCATCGTCGGACCGCAGGCTTACGTTGTCGGCGCGACGGTTGGAAACGGCTGCTTCGTCGCCAGCGGCACCAAAATTTTCAACGGCGCCGTTTTGGAGGACGGCAGCGGCGTGGCCCTTGGCGCGATCGTGCACGTAAACTCGCGTGTGGGCAAAGGCACGTCGGTTCCCATGCAGCACGTCGCGTTCGGCAATCCGGCGACGATCTATCCGCCCGATAAAGCGCCGGAGATTCACGCGAAGATGCATTTCTACGAAGACGTCTTCAACCTCGAAGCCGGCGACGACGTGCGCGCGCGCGCGGCGCAAACCTATGCGAAGTTCCTACGCAAAGCGCACGCACAAGATAAAGTGCTCGACGAGCACCGCACGGCGGCGCCGCCGCCGCGGCGGTCGGGCGAGGAGCCGCCCCCGACACAGGCCACGGAGGTCGACAAGGTCGTCGACGTGATGATGCTCGAGCTCGAGGAGATGGAGCACCGCCGCCAGGAAGCGATTAAGCGGCAAAAGGGCAAGTGA
- a CDS encoding glycine betaine ABC transporter substrate-binding protein, which translates to MTRAESLRLGLGLLVAGCGARRTIGLRVASTGVNENAVIAEVYAAALERANIRVERHIGYGDAQSLMGALRAGKIDVFPGYVPEKLRYEDHDGVTFLEPSPATEGPCVLTSQVSAERFWLVTLTRCARIAPRLRLAATRDFLAPNGGLQKLQSVYGGFHFKSVTVCDDGDQYGLLNLDDADVANGSSTDAQIAQDQLGVLSDPKSCFPASSIAPIIRVGSLDARGARVLNRMSQALNEYAVQRLNMQCDLGTFSARFLAEEFVIAESHRATPNRAALR; encoded by the coding sequence ATGACTCGCGCGGAGTCGCTGCGTTTAGGACTCGGGCTTCTTGTCGCAGGATGCGGCGCCAGGCGAACGATCGGCCTAAGAGTAGCTTCTACCGGCGTGAACGAGAACGCGGTCATCGCGGAAGTTTATGCCGCCGCTTTGGAACGCGCAAATATTCGCGTCGAGCGGCACATCGGATACGGCGACGCGCAAAGCTTAATGGGTGCCTTACGGGCCGGGAAGATCGACGTATTCCCCGGCTACGTTCCTGAAAAGCTCCGGTACGAAGATCATGACGGGGTAACGTTCCTCGAACCGTCGCCCGCGACGGAGGGGCCCTGCGTTCTCACCTCCCAGGTCTCCGCCGAAAGGTTCTGGCTCGTAACCTTGACGCGCTGCGCGAGGATCGCTCCCCGGCTTCGATTGGCCGCGACGCGCGACTTCCTGGCGCCAAACGGCGGCCTGCAAAAGCTGCAATCGGTTTACGGCGGGTTCCACTTCAAAAGCGTTACCGTTTGTGACGACGGCGATCAATACGGCCTGCTCAATCTCGACGATGCCGACGTGGCGAACGGCTCTTCGACGGACGCCCAGATCGCCCAAGACCAACTCGGCGTTTTGTCCGATCCGAAGAGTTGCTTCCCTGCGAGCAGCATCGCACCGATTATCCGCGTTGGGTCGCTCGACGCTCGCGGCGCCCGGGTCCTCAACCGCATGTCGCAAGCCCTTAACGAGTATGCCGTGCAGCGGCTAAACATGCAGTGCGATCTGGGCACGTTCAGCGCGCGTTTCCTCGCGGAAGAGTTCGTGATCGCGGAGTCACACAGGGCTACACCCAATCGCGCAGCGTTACGGTAA
- a CDS encoding alpha/beta hydrolase, which yields MQVFGDDGARIDVRVDGSDGDAVVMIHGFPLTRDIWDAQAKALARTHRVVLPDLRGMGASSVPDGPYLMETLASDVAAALDALAIERAALVGHSLGGYVALAFARMYTERVTKLALVCSRIAADTQEIAENRRKNADVIERDGVVQPDIVSRLLAPESLSQRPEIAERALDLARRIDPRGAAAMLRGMAMRVPSDDIAPDLDVSVLVVAGGRDAVIPMEEARAVARAFPKGELVVCERSAHLPMLEEPGRLTEALTEFLT from the coding sequence ATGCAAGTTTTTGGGGATGACGGCGCGCGCATCGACGTGCGCGTCGACGGTTCTGACGGCGATGCGGTGGTGATGATCCACGGATTTCCGCTGACGCGCGACATCTGGGACGCGCAAGCGAAAGCGCTCGCGCGAACGCATCGCGTCGTGCTTCCGGACTTGCGCGGCATGGGTGCGTCGTCGGTTCCCGACGGTCCGTATCTGATGGAGACGCTCGCGTCCGACGTCGCCGCGGCGCTCGACGCGCTTGCCATCGAACGCGCCGCGTTGGTCGGTCATTCGCTTGGCGGTTACGTCGCGCTCGCGTTCGCGCGAATGTACACCGAACGCGTGACGAAGCTCGCGCTCGTGTGCAGCCGAATCGCCGCCGACACGCAAGAAATTGCGGAAAATCGGCGCAAAAATGCAGATGTCATCGAACGCGATGGTGTGGTGCAGCCGGATATCGTGTCGCGTTTACTCGCACCCGAGTCGCTCTCGCAGCGTCCGGAAATTGCAGAGCGCGCGCTGGATCTCGCGCGTCGTATCGACCCGCGCGGTGCCGCCGCGATGCTGCGCGGCATGGCCATGCGGGTCCCCTCCGACGATATCGCCCCCGACCTCGACGTGTCGGTGCTCGTGGTGGCCGGCGGCCGGGACGCCGTCATTCCAATGGAAGAGGCCCGCGCCGTGGCGCGGGCCTTCCCTAAAGGAGAGCTGGTGGTCTGCGAGCGCAGCGCCCATCTGCCGATGCTCGAGGAACCCGGCCGGTTGACCGAGGCGCTGACGGAGTTCCTTACCTAA
- a CDS encoding UBP-type zinc finger domain-containing protein has protein sequence MECEHIRDAGDSVPRTPAGCEECLKTGSRWVHLRLCLGCGHVGCCDDSPNKHATKHYHATKHPVIRSFQPGESWRWCYIDEVMS, from the coding sequence ATGGAGTGCGAGCACATCAGAGATGCGGGCGATTCGGTCCCGCGCACGCCCGCGGGCTGCGAAGAATGCCTCAAAACGGGTTCGCGCTGGGTCCATTTGCGGCTTTGCCTAGGCTGCGGCCACGTCGGATGCTGCGACGATTCGCCGAACAAGCACGCGACCAAACACTACCACGCGACCAAACATCCCGTCATCCGCTCGTTCCAGCCCGGTGAGTCGTGGCGCTGGTGTTACATCGACGAAGTGATGTCGTAG
- a CDS encoding ABC-2 family transporter protein, whose protein sequence is MNFEPYVEFARKAFAREATYRMEVLTEVGSLVLRVYILRSLWTALYAQNLAPVNLPLHGMITYATVAMLMSLVLEVDGTRMVREKVREGTIATDLMKPISLPMYFFSDGIGQTLLHALLVIPSLFFALLLVHIDVPPPATLGAFAIAFLIGYCVNFFLNFLMNSIAFWTLETFAVQLIVRWASDLLSGQVIPLTFFPGIFGRIVFALPFAAIYSTPLLIYVGIIPPSQWLASFAVQVLWLVLFAGLSSLVWQAASRKVVIQGG, encoded by the coding sequence GTGAATTTCGAGCCGTACGTCGAGTTCGCGCGCAAGGCGTTCGCACGCGAGGCGACCTACCGCATGGAGGTCCTCACCGAGGTCGGCTCGCTAGTTCTGCGCGTCTACATTCTGCGGTCGCTGTGGACGGCGCTCTACGCGCAGAATCTCGCGCCGGTCAATCTACCGCTGCACGGCATGATCACGTACGCAACCGTCGCGATGCTCATGTCGTTGGTACTCGAAGTCGACGGCACGCGCATGGTTCGCGAGAAAGTCCGCGAGGGGACGATTGCGACCGATCTCATGAAGCCCATCAGCTTGCCGATGTATTTCTTCAGCGACGGAATCGGTCAAACGCTGCTGCACGCGCTGCTCGTCATTCCATCGCTGTTCTTCGCGCTGTTGCTGGTGCATATCGACGTTCCGCCACCGGCAACGCTCGGCGCGTTCGCGATCGCGTTTCTCATCGGCTACTGCGTCAACTTTTTTTTGAACTTCCTGATGAACTCGATCGCGTTCTGGACGCTCGAAACCTTTGCCGTTCAGCTGATCGTGCGCTGGGCATCGGATTTGCTGTCGGGGCAAGTCATCCCGTTGACGTTTTTTCCGGGCATCTTCGGGCGGATTGTGTTCGCGCTGCCGTTCGCGGCGATCTATTCCACACCGCTGCTCATTTACGTCGGGATCATTCCGCCGAGCCAGTGGCTCGCGAGCTTCGCGGTGCAGGTCCTATGGCTCGTCCTCTTCGCCGGCCTCTCGTCGTTGGTTTGGCAGGCGGCGTCGCGCAAAGTCGTGATTCAGGGCGGCTAG
- a CDS encoding aspartyl protease family protein gives MYRFAFAVAACAAACLTVPAVAQTPAGSPEVARTLQQTRAALGAAALDRGGTLQMAGTVSSSGLNGTGTTAGAIGSLKFSERASLPPLVQADGYDGAVAWSQDQTGLVWVDGSDAGLSQEIDSAYGFNDTLFTRNAGGASVTWGGFKNGGAHRYATVSVTPPHSKLPMQIWIDTATHLPARYVVAIGQVSYVTTVSEYHRTGGLLVPYRTHSESTTGNASDSHATSAKIVSGDADLAKPASTVHDFSITGGAASTSVPIEIVDNHVYLNVMLDGKGPYRFIFDTGGSNVIDPAVAKELGTAGAGSFQGTGAGSASETFSFAKVDSLGVGDAVLRDQVFAVLPVRQGFGVSAGQNVDGLIGFEVLARFITTFDYANRKVVLTMPGAPPPAGADVVPFVFGSTQPQFACTIDGIATRCSVDTGARDSITLLAPFVAAHPQVVPPTRSAEGVNGFGVGGGARGMLGRLASLQIGTFTLDDVIADYSTQKEGFFASPFLAANVGGNVWKRFTVTFDYGKQTMALEPNASLSTRDAYERAGLFLIQHDGKVIVYDVRPNTPGAEAGIVKGDVITTLDGTAPTLAQLREAINGPAGTLLHLQILGKDGTTKTITVTLRDWV, from the coding sequence ATGTATCGATTCGCCTTTGCCGTGGCGGCGTGTGCCGCCGCCTGTCTTACCGTTCCGGCCGTAGCTCAGACTCCCGCCGGCTCGCCCGAGGTTGCACGGACGTTGCAGCAGACTCGCGCCGCGCTCGGCGCGGCCGCGTTGGATCGCGGCGGAACGCTTCAAATGGCGGGCACCGTCTCGAGCAGCGGGCTCAACGGCACGGGGACCACCGCGGGAGCTATCGGCAGCTTGAAGTTTTCCGAGCGCGCGTCGCTGCCGCCGCTCGTTCAGGCCGACGGCTACGACGGTGCCGTCGCGTGGAGTCAGGATCAAACCGGCCTGGTGTGGGTCGACGGCAGCGATGCCGGCCTTTCGCAAGAGATCGATTCGGCATACGGCTTCAACGATACGCTGTTTACGCGCAATGCCGGCGGAGCGTCGGTAACGTGGGGCGGTTTCAAGAACGGCGGCGCCCACCGGTACGCAACCGTATCGGTCACGCCGCCGCACTCGAAGCTGCCGATGCAAATCTGGATCGATACGGCCACCCATCTACCCGCTCGATACGTCGTCGCGATCGGTCAGGTCAGCTACGTCACGACGGTCTCTGAGTACCATCGCACGGGTGGGCTGCTCGTACCGTACCGCACCCACTCCGAATCGACGACCGGCAACGCTTCGGATTCGCACGCAACGTCGGCAAAAATCGTTTCCGGCGACGCGGACTTGGCTAAACCGGCGTCGACCGTTCACGACTTCTCGATAACCGGCGGCGCTGCGTCGACCTCGGTGCCGATCGAGATCGTCGACAATCACGTGTATCTCAACGTGATGCTCGACGGCAAGGGGCCCTACCGCTTCATCTTCGACACGGGCGGCAGCAACGTCATCGATCCCGCCGTCGCGAAGGAACTGGGTACGGCCGGCGCGGGCTCATTCCAAGGGACGGGCGCGGGCTCGGCTTCCGAGACGTTCAGTTTTGCAAAGGTCGACTCGCTCGGCGTCGGCGACGCGGTTCTGCGCGATCAAGTCTTCGCCGTTTTACCGGTGCGCCAAGGGTTCGGCGTTTCGGCCGGACAGAACGTCGACGGTTTGATCGGATTCGAGGTGCTCGCACGGTTCATCACGACGTTCGATTACGCGAACCGGAAAGTGGTTCTCACGATGCCGGGCGCGCCGCCGCCGGCCGGAGCCGACGTCGTCCCGTTCGTCTTCGGATCGACGCAGCCGCAGTTTGCCTGCACGATCGACGGCATCGCGACCCGCTGCTCCGTCGACACCGGCGCGCGCGATTCGATTACGCTGCTGGCACCGTTCGTTGCGGCGCACCCGCAAGTCGTTCCCCCGACGCGCAGCGCCGAGGGTGTCAACGGGTTCGGCGTCGGCGGGGGCGCCAGAGGCATGTTAGGGCGCCTCGCGTCGCTCCAAATCGGGACGTTTACGCTAGACGACGTCATCGCCGACTACTCGACGCAAAAAGAAGGTTTCTTCGCCTCACCTTTCCTCGCCGCCAACGTGGGCGGGAACGTCTGGAAGCGCTTTACCGTCACGTTCGATTACGGCAAGCAGACGATGGCGCTCGAGCCCAACGCCAGTCTCTCCACGCGCGACGCCTACGAGCGCGCCGGACTCTTCTTGATCCAGCACGACGGGAAGGTTATCGTCTACGACGTGCGTCCGAATACTCCGGGGGCCGAGGCGGGCATCGTCAAGGGCGACGTCATCACCACGCTCGACGGTACCGCTCCAACGCTGGCGCAGCTGCGCGAAGCGATCAACGGCCCCGCCGGAACCCTCTTACACCTGCAAATCTTGGGGAAAGACGGTACCACCAAGACGATTACCGTAACGCTGCGCGATTGGGTGTAG
- a CDS encoding putative motility protein, which translates to MDVAGLSSSLASGAVAGQVDMSVLKLLMNLDQTVAAQLAASIGLGTAVDAYA; encoded by the coding sequence GTGGACGTAGCAGGGCTTTCTTCGAGTCTCGCCAGCGGCGCCGTTGCCGGTCAAGTCGACATGAGCGTGCTCAAGTTGCTGATGAACCTCGACCAGACGGTCGCCGCCCAGCTTGCCGCCTCGATCGGACTGGGTACCGCCGTCGATGCATATGCCTAA
- a CDS encoding 3-hydroxyacyl-CoA dehydrogenase NAD-binding domain-containing protein gives MEDLVLVAGGGTMGAGIAFVAARGGYRVEVVEPNGEARQRGAERIARDAERAGDPSIADRITWLEAMPAHSDASIAIEAVPERFDLKRDTFVAMARALSADALLATNTSSLSVADLADAVANPRRVVGLHFFNPPAAMKLVEVVHAPETADEAIERGYAFVERIAKTAVLAADTPGFIVNRVARPFYLQSMRALQREVASVEELDALARAAGFRMGPFELMDLIGLDVNLATTESVYARTEAERLEPVEMQQAMVAQGRLGRKTGVGFYDYSGEVPKLDLAVDVPSGDRNGDEVIALLGLGGLAEELADLLEERYASVQRIENEDTLDQLSADTTIVIDVGDGTTDRHAVLVELDGRLGPETIFFADAYATGIAGCADRMRHPERLVGYGVLGALSAQRAVEIVDSESASDDALELAQELFASIGKGVMLVEDSPALFLGRVVGSIVNEAVTLVHDEIATPDDVDTAMQLGTNYPIGPIEWGREIGGARLTRILQKLADAEGSQFAPHRSLWVLDVEDASPPEAVETT, from the coding sequence ATGGAAGATCTCGTACTAGTTGCGGGCGGCGGCACGATGGGTGCCGGCATCGCCTTCGTTGCGGCGCGCGGCGGCTACCGCGTGGAGGTCGTAGAACCCAATGGGGAGGCGCGGCAGCGCGGTGCCGAGCGCATCGCGCGCGACGCCGAACGCGCGGGCGACCCGTCGATTGCCGATCGCATCACGTGGTTGGAGGCCATGCCCGCGCACAGCGACGCCTCGATCGCCATCGAGGCGGTGCCCGAGCGGTTCGATCTCAAGCGCGACACGTTCGTCGCAATGGCGCGCGCGTTGTCCGCCGACGCGCTGCTCGCGACCAACACCTCGTCGTTGTCGGTGGCGGATCTTGCCGATGCCGTCGCCAATCCGCGGCGCGTCGTCGGGCTGCATTTTTTCAATCCGCCGGCCGCAATGAAGCTCGTCGAAGTCGTGCACGCGCCCGAGACGGCGGACGAGGCGATCGAACGCGGTTACGCGTTCGTCGAGCGGATCGCAAAGACGGCGGTGCTTGCCGCCGACACGCCCGGATTCATCGTCAATCGGGTCGCGCGACCCTTTTACTTGCAATCGATGCGCGCGCTCCAGCGCGAGGTAGCGTCGGTGGAAGAACTCGACGCGCTGGCACGCGCGGCGGGATTTCGCATGGGACCGTTCGAGCTAATGGATCTCATCGGTCTCGACGTCAACCTGGCGACGACGGAATCGGTCTACGCGCGCACCGAAGCGGAGCGCCTCGAACCCGTCGAGATGCAGCAGGCGATGGTCGCGCAGGGACGACTCGGCCGCAAGACCGGCGTCGGCTTCTACGACTACTCCGGCGAGGTACCAAAGCTCGATCTTGCCGTCGACGTGCCGTCGGGCGACCGCAACGGCGACGAGGTTATCGCGCTGCTCGGACTGGGCGGTCTCGCGGAGGAACTTGCGGACCTGCTCGAAGAGCGTTACGCCAGCGTGCAGCGCATCGAGAACGAAGACACGCTGGACCAGCTTTCAGCAGACACGACGATCGTCATCGACGTTGGTGACGGAACGACCGATCGGCACGCCGTCCTCGTCGAGCTCGACGGCCGTCTCGGTCCCGAAACGATCTTTTTTGCCGACGCGTATGCGACCGGCATCGCGGGCTGCGCCGACCGCATGCGTCACCCCGAGCGCTTAGTCGGCTACGGCGTGCTGGGTGCACTCTCGGCGCAGCGCGCCGTTGAGATCGTCGATTCGGAGTCGGCTTCGGACGACGCACTGGAGTTGGCTCAAGAACTTTTTGCGTCGATCGGTAAGGGCGTCATGCTGGTCGAGGATTCGCCCGCGCTCTTTCTCGGGCGCGTCGTCGGCTCGATCGTCAACGAAGCCGTAACGCTCGTTCACGACGAGATCGCGACACCGGACGACGTCGACACGGCGATGCAGCTCGGAACGAACTATCCGATCGGTCCGATCGAATGGGGACGCGAAATCGGCGGAGCGCGGCTGACGCGCATTTTACAGAAACTCGCCGACGCCGAAGGAAGCCAGTTCGCGCCGCACCGTTCGCTGTGGGTCCTCGACGTCGAGGACGCGTCGCCGCCCGAAGCGGTGGAGACGACGTAA
- a CDS encoding MFS transporter: protein MNERLPKRAPSILTALRYRDFRLLWIGLMVSNLGTWMQFTAMGFFVAQVAGTPHRAALDLGFLGAARAVPVLLLSPFAGVVADRLPRRRVLMVTNSTMALVALLLALLASTHHLELVGLVLLSALNSAANAFDSPTRQSWVPLLVDRQYVGNAVGLNSVAFNAPAVAGPALAGGLIVWVGVAGSFYVNAVLTLAVVVAVILMRESPRPAVRRDEPLLQSMHQGLVFVAGHPILRWIVLAFLITAVFARPYSQLIPAFVVNVLRAGPHGLGLAVSAIGIGGFGGALVTAYFAQRERRSRLWVQAGIAMSCGVLALGFVPSIGLALPVLFAIGVGTMALLGATNTLIQTLSPDDVRGRALAVYTMIAIGVVPGGSLVDGAIAAAVGLHVMFTFAGALCGAMFLCIWFFRPVVKTV, encoded by the coding sequence GTGAACGAACGGCTCCCCAAACGCGCGCCCTCGATTCTCACCGCGCTGCGCTACCGCGACTTCCGGCTGCTGTGGATCGGGCTCATGGTTTCCAATCTCGGCACGTGGATGCAGTTTACGGCGATGGGTTTCTTCGTCGCGCAGGTCGCGGGCACGCCGCACCGCGCGGCGCTCGACTTGGGTTTCCTCGGCGCGGCGCGCGCGGTGCCCGTGCTGCTGCTCTCACCGTTTGCCGGCGTCGTGGCCGACCGGCTTCCGCGGCGGCGCGTGCTCATGGTCACCAACTCGACCATGGCGCTCGTCGCGCTGCTCCTCGCCCTGTTGGCGAGCACGCACCATCTCGAGCTCGTCGGCCTCGTCCTGCTCTCGGCGCTCAACTCCGCTGCGAACGCGTTCGACTCGCCGACGCGGCAGAGCTGGGTGCCGCTGCTGGTCGACCGCCAATACGTTGGAAACGCGGTCGGCTTGAACTCGGTCGCCTTCAACGCGCCGGCGGTAGCCGGTCCGGCGCTCGCGGGCGGGCTCATCGTTTGGGTTGGCGTCGCCGGCTCGTTTTACGTCAACGCAGTGCTGACGCTGGCGGTGGTCGTCGCGGTGATCCTGATGCGGGAGTCACCGCGTCCGGCAGTGCGGCGCGACGAGCCGCTGCTGCAATCGATGCATCAAGGCTTGGTCTTCGTCGCTGGACACCCCATTCTGCGCTGGATCGTCCTGGCGTTCTTGATAACGGCCGTCTTCGCACGACCGTACAGCCAGCTGATTCCGGCGTTCGTCGTCAACGTGCTGCGCGCGGGGCCGCACGGACTGGGCTTGGCGGTGTCGGCGATCGGCATCGGCGGATTCGGCGGCGCACTCGTCACCGCGTACTTCGCGCAGCGCGAGCGACGGTCGCGGCTGTGGGTTCAAGCGGGCATCGCGATGTCGTGCGGCGTGCTCGCGCTCGGCTTCGTGCCATCGATCGGACTCGCGCTGCCCGTGCTCTTTGCGATCGGCGTCGGCACGATGGCGCTGCTGGGCGCGACCAACACGTTGATTCAAACGCTTTCGCCCGACGACGTGCGCGGACGCGCGTTGGCGGTCTATACGATGATTGCGATAGGTGTCGTTCCCGGCGGCTCGCTCGTCGACGGCGCGATCGCCGCGGCGGTGGGATTGCACGTCATGTTTACGTTCGCCGGAGCCTTGTGCGGCGCGATGTTTCTGTGCATCTGGTTCTTCCGTCCGGTCGTCAAAACCGTATAG
- a CDS encoding ATP-binding cassette domain-containing protein — protein MPIIETRDLRKVFRSVKRIPGALGALRTLFSATYEDRVAVAGVTMALESGELVGYIGPNGAGKSTTIKMLTGILVPTSGEVRVAGLVPWQTRKENARNIGVVFGQRSQLYWDLPLIESFELLRAIYSVPRDVYRRNLDEFVDLLEMTDFLHTPVRQLSLGQRMRGDFAAALLHGPKIVYLDEPTIGLDVVAKEAIRQFIARINSERGTTIILTTHDLADVERLCRRIVLIDEGAIIYDGDIERIKGEYGRYRTLVLHLAEHVDAPSLEGAELAGTDGNMARFRFDRNRQRADVLVRQASERYRVEDVSIEEPDLESIIRRIYVEGYARDKETAQ, from the coding sequence GTGCCCATCATCGAGACGCGCGACTTGCGCAAGGTTTTCAGGTCGGTCAAACGCATTCCCGGAGCCTTGGGCGCCCTGCGCACGCTCTTTTCGGCGACGTACGAAGATCGCGTCGCGGTGGCGGGAGTGACGATGGCGCTGGAGTCCGGCGAGCTCGTCGGGTATATTGGTCCAAACGGCGCCGGTAAATCCACCACCATCAAGATGCTCACCGGCATCTTGGTTCCAACCTCCGGCGAGGTGCGCGTCGCGGGGCTCGTGCCGTGGCAGACGCGCAAGGAAAACGCTCGCAATATCGGCGTGGTTTTCGGCCAGCGCAGCCAGCTGTATTGGGATCTGCCGCTGATCGAGTCGTTCGAGCTCCTCCGCGCGATCTACAGCGTCCCCCGCGACGTCTACCGCCGCAATCTCGACGAGTTCGTAGACTTGCTCGAAATGACCGATTTTCTGCACACTCCCGTGCGCCAGCTCTCGCTCGGCCAGCGCATGCGCGGCGATTTTGCAGCCGCGCTGCTGCACGGTCCGAAGATCGTGTATCTCGACGAGCCGACCATCGGACTCGACGTCGTTGCTAAAGAAGCAATACGGCAGTTCATCGCGAGGATCAACTCCGAGCGTGGAACGACGATCATCCTGACGACGCACGACTTGGCCGACGTCGAGCGGCTCTGCCGGCGTATCGTGCTCATCGACGAGGGTGCGATCATCTACGACGGCGACATCGAACGCATTAAGGGAGAGTACGGACGCTACCGGACGCTGGTACTGCATTTGGCCGAGCACGTCGACGCGCCGTCGCTCGAGGGCGCCGAGCTCGCCGGGACCGACGGCAACATGGCGCGCTTCCGATTCGACCGTAACCGGCAGCGAGCCGACGTTCTCGTTCGGCAAGCCAGCGAACGATATCGCGTCGAAGACGTCAGCATCGAAGAACCCGACCTCGAATCCATTATCCGGCGCATTTACGTCGAAGGATACGCGCGCGACAAGGAGACTGCACAGTGA
- a CDS encoding cytidylate kinase-like family protein, with protein sequence MIVTISNEYGCGALAIARRVADALGYEYVDRQLPVVVAKRLSVSPEEVEASEDTGRTLGERWITSLERATPELAQGSMTEDFDEEMLRAVQAAVREYASHGNVVLVGRGAAAILGERPDVLRVFMYAPRAWRIAHIEQSMAVDRKTAEAEVDRVDRARAAYLRDWYDATFGDPHAHDLCFDTSRLTEAGSAELIVAAVCAVE encoded by the coding sequence GTGATCGTCACGATCTCGAATGAGTACGGCTGCGGAGCGCTGGCGATAGCCCGACGCGTCGCGGACGCGCTTGGGTACGAGTACGTCGACCGCCAGTTGCCGGTCGTCGTGGCGAAGCGGTTGAGCGTATCGCCTGAAGAGGTCGAAGCCAGCGAAGATACCGGGCGAACGTTGGGGGAGCGGTGGATCACCAGCCTCGAGCGCGCGACGCCGGAACTGGCGCAAGGGTCGATGACGGAGGACTTCGACGAAGAGATGCTGCGCGCCGTGCAAGCCGCGGTTCGCGAGTACGCCTCGCACGGAAACGTCGTTTTGGTCGGTCGCGGCGCGGCCGCAATTCTCGGCGAGCGTCCCGACGTGTTGCGCGTGTTCATGTACGCGCCGCGCGCGTGGCGCATCGCGCACATCGAGCAGTCGATGGCCGTCGACCGCAAAACCGCCGAGGCGGAAGTCGATCGCGTCGATCGTGCCCGCGCCGCATATTTGCGGGACTGGTATGACGCGACGTTCGGCGACCCGCACGCGCACGATCTGTGTTTCGATACGTCGCGTTTGACCGAGGCGGGCTCGGCGGAGCTCATCGTTGCGGCGGTGTGTGCCGTCGAGTGA
- a CDS encoding NUDIX hydrolase, which yields MKKPQWRRRSSTYLVDSPFMRLRADEVELPDGTVIEQYFVRESRGFVVAFAMTPEDRIVLVRQYRYGTDEIHVELPAGMLDGDEDPKDCAARELAEETGYEAAHWELVADYYVEPVRSQAKTYVFLARGAGPVREPKLDPAEMLETELAGFDEFRTMMTDGRIDTAHTLAAAYRVLEYLGRL from the coding sequence GTGAAGAAGCCTCAGTGGCGGCGACGGTCGTCGACGTACCTCGTCGACTCGCCGTTCATGCGATTGCGCGCCGACGAAGTCGAGCTGCCGGACGGCACCGTGATCGAGCAATACTTCGTGCGCGAGTCGCGCGGATTCGTCGTCGCGTTCGCGATGACGCCCGAGGATCGCATCGTCTTGGTCCGGCAATACCGCTACGGAACCGACGAGATCCACGTCGAGCTTCCGGCCGGCATGCTCGACGGCGACGAAGATCCCAAGGATTGCGCCGCGCGCGAGCTCGCTGAGGAAACGGGATATGAAGCGGCGCACTGGGAGCTCGTTGCCGATTATTACGTCGAGCCCGTGCGCTCCCAAGCGAAAACGTACGTCTTTCTAGCTCGCGGCGCAGGCCCGGTCCGCGAACCGAAGCTCGATCCCGCCGAAATGCTGGAGACGGAGCTGGCCGGATTCGACGAGTTCCGAACGATGATGACCGACGGACGCATCGACACGGCCCACACGCTGGCCGCGGCGTATCGCGTTCTCGAATACCTCGGGCGTTTGTAG